From Lolium perenne isolate Kyuss_39 chromosome 5, Kyuss_2.0, whole genome shotgun sequence, a single genomic window includes:
- the LOC127299741 gene encoding cytochrome b-c1 complex subunit 6-1, mitochondrial, which produces MADEPVDPKNYLEQRCKPQCVKSFYDYEKCVKRVESDETGHKHCTGQFFDYWSCVDKCVAPKLFEKLK; this is translated from the exons AT GGCGGATGAACCTGTTGATCCTAAGAATTACCTTGAACAACGTTGCAAGCCGCAATGTGTGAAATCATTCTATGACTATGAG AAATGTGTGAAGAGAGTCGAGAGCGACGAAACTGGGCACAAGCACTGCACTGGGCAATTCTTCGACTACTGGTCATGCGTCGACAAGTGT GTAGCACCCAAGCTCTTTGAGAAGCTCAAGTGA